A segment of the Commensalibacter oyaizuii genome:
TGATTTATGATTATAAGCTGGAACCAAAATATAAGTCGCTGAAACAATCGGCCAGGCATCTTCACCCTTGGTATCGATTAAATCAACATCATAATTTTTAGCATGCAACCAATCCGCTGCTTTTGCTGCTGCCTGAATTGTCCCTTCTGAAATAGTTACAAAGTCACCAGCAACATTCTTTAGCTGTGCAGTATTTAAATGATTTTGTAAGGCATAAGCATATTCAACATACCCAATACCACCTGAAATATTCTTAACCATTGATGCAACAGACGCGTTCCCACGTGCGCCCATTCCCACTGGCCAGGCAATCGAAGTATTAGAGCCGTAAGTTTTTTTCCAATCATCTGATTGTTTTACCAGATAGGACGTAAATACCTTTGTTGTTCCAGAACCATCAGCACGATAGATTTGGGCAATATCAATAGCAGGTAATTGCAATTCCTTGTTTAGCGCAACGATTCTGGGATCATTCCATTTAGTAATTTTACCGCTATAGATATCGGCAATAATCTCACCCGTTAATTTTAATTGATGCTCTTTAATGCCTGGAAGGTTTACAACCACGGCAACCCCACCCATCGCTGTAGGAAATTGCACTAAATTATTTTCTGTTAGTTGCTCTACAGAGGTTGGCATATCTAGCGCACCAAAATTAACAGTTTTTGCTATAATTTGATTTTGCCCTGCACTAGATCCCAAGGGCTGATAATTTACTTTAATAGCTGTCTCTTTAATCGAACTAGCTGCCCAATTTTGATATAAAGGAGCTGCGAAACTGGATCCAACCCCTGTAATTGTTTGAATTTCTTGCGCATACACAAAGGGTGACGCAAACGCAAACAACGCAAAAGAAAGCCCAAAAAGAGAAACTACCTGATTTTTTTTATTATTAAAGTAAGACATTCTATTTCCTAAATCTCGTGGATATATTCTTTAGGAACTTTACCAAAAAAAAATAAAAAAACGGTATGAAGCTTTTATGAAAAAAAAGCACTATTTGACAAATTATGTCATATAAACTTCACAAAGTTATTATATAAATGCAACCCTTAAAAAATCGAAATATCTTAATAAAACCCTAACGACTATTACATTAGGGTTTTCACATGGCACTGCAGAAAAAATTTCAATTATTTCTTTTATTGACGACAATTATTAGTACAGAATCCATTCTTTTAACCTCCGCTAACGCCAGCACAAGCCAGGAGGATACTTTAAAAGCGCTTAATCAACAAATGATAGAAATGAATAAACAAATTGCTTCATTAAAACGTGAGGTAACAACCTTAAAAGCGCAGAAAAACAAAGCGACTGCATCTACCACTAAAACAACAAAGCGCCGTGGTCGTTCAGGAACAATGACAGTGCAACGTGAAAATCCAAATACTGTTGCAGAACCACAAAACTCAGCACCACGTTATGCATCTGCCAACTCAATGGCGGAACCATCACAGCCAGATCCTAAACTAATTGATGTTTCACAACAATCAGACGAGGCTAAGAAAAATCAAAAAACCGTTTTAGATATGTTGCACGGGAATGGACTGCCCCCTCCAGATCGAGGGGCATCTTTCTGGTCACCCAATATGCCACTTTTCTCGGCAGCAACGGCACATGATGAAACAATATATGTGGGTGGACTGCGTATCGGTTTTCCTGGAGGGCGTCCAACCATTGCAACTGATGACGGTCGTTACAGCTTTTCAATCGGGCTTGCGCTACAAGAAGATATTGGTAGCTACATAAACTCTGGGAACAGAAGAGGCGAAGAAAAAGGGCGTTTTTCACAATTCAGAGAGAATTTGCGTCGTGCTCGCATTCCCTTTACCTTCCGATATACAAATTACGCAGTAAACATTACCCCTGATTTTGCTAATGGCAGTGCAGGACTTTATGAAGCCAACATGCAGTACGGAGGGCTTAAAAATACAATCTTTACCTTTGGTTTTTTTGAACCGCGCGTAACCTTAGAAGGGGCAGAAAGCTCTAACGAAGGCTCATTAATGGAACGTCCTGCTGTTGTAGAATTGGCCCGTGGCATTGCTGCTGGTGACTCACGATTTAGTATCGGTGGGGTCACCTATGGAAAACGTTGGTATGTCGGTGCGTATTTCACAGGTCATACATATTCTTCTACCAGGGATAATCCTAACATTATTAAAGATCAAACTGGCGGTATCTTACGACTTGCAG
Coding sequences within it:
- a CDS encoding porin; translated protein: MALQKKFQLFLLLTTIISTESILLTSANASTSQEDTLKALNQQMIEMNKQIASLKREVTTLKAQKNKATASTTKTTKRRGRSGTMTVQRENPNTVAEPQNSAPRYASANSMAEPSQPDPKLIDVSQQSDEAKKNQKTVLDMLHGNGLPPPDRGASFWSPNMPLFSAATAHDETIYVGGLRIGFPGGRPTIATDDGRYSFSIGLALQEDIGSYINSGNRRGEEKGRFSQFRENLRRARIPFTFRYTNYAVNITPDFANGSAGLYEANMQYGGLKNTIFTFGFFEPRVTLEGAESSNEGSLMERPAVVELARGIAAGDSRFSIGGVTYGKRWYVGAYFTGHTYSSTRDNPNIIKDQTGGILRLAGRPFTNKNVDIHLGASASSAFNVAQTNNGKQYNFSGSPGFRLTQETLVRTGALDNVSNVWEAGPELAFRWKRFLAKAEYIKLGINRSDNARNLNFDGYYASLAYTIFGKPRSYDIRSAAFRAPGVEYDFDPKQNHWGALEVSGRWSVLNLNSHKYAEDGVHGGQQTVWTGGVNWYPSPHFRVSLNYDHVMATSTPNNPLNTRGRNMDAVAARFQAAF
- the pstS gene encoding phosphate ABC transporter substrate-binding protein PstS yields the protein MSYFNNKKNQVVSLFGLSFALFAFASPFVYAQEIQTITGVGSSFAAPLYQNWAASSIKETAIKVNYQPLGSSAGQNQIIAKTVNFGALDMPTSVEQLTENNLVQFPTAMGGVAVVVNLPGIKEHQLKLTGEIIADIYSGKITKWNDPRIVALNKELQLPAIDIAQIYRADGSGTTKVFTSYLVKQSDDWKKTYGSNTSIAWPVGMGARGNASVASMVKNISGGIGYVEYAYALQNHLNTAQLKNVAGDFVTISEGTIQAAAKAADWLHAKNYDVDLIDTKGEDAWPIVSATYILVPAYNHKSQDVTKFFKWAFTKGDAIATKLHYIPLPIVVKEKIEKTWEYAGIAAGSSQIKKIK